Proteins co-encoded in one Sulfuricystis thermophila genomic window:
- a CDS encoding HD domain-containing phosphohydrolase gives MSPDIWHRMCDAIEDPIFLHDPDYRVRFANHAYFKAAGMTPAEAVGKFYWEVFPRGDGPLPGCRATHEGGRSESSEEFTAGERRFLSRGFEVRDAQGTAQYSLHVLRDITAQRQAEDHVARIQRLYRTISRCNQVLVRAEDELALSGEMCRVLVEHGEFKSACAMLGPRAGHVVPAGWAGLNVEEARLVAEVGAQRAESIERDILGQGRPDLRRLEDENDPLLIETMTRLGVAASAALPFAANGDRLGVLWVGSERADCFAEDVIDLLTELVGDLAYGITNLRGRAERLGILEKLDHSLDHAVAAIAATVEMRDPYTAGHQRRVAQLAAAIATEMGLPGEQVDGLRMAGIVHDIGKVRVPAEILASPAKLSDAEFAIIRTHPLSGWEILKVIDFPWPVAEIVHQHHERLDGSGYPRGLKGEEILLEARILAVADVVEAMATHRPYRPGFGVFPALQEVTRNKGRFFDPAVVEACLRLFMERGYEL, from the coding sequence ATGAGCCCCGACATCTGGCACAGGATGTGTGATGCGATCGAGGATCCGATCTTCTTGCATGACCCCGATTACCGGGTGCGGTTCGCCAACCACGCCTATTTCAAGGCGGCGGGGATGACGCCGGCGGAGGCCGTCGGCAAGTTCTACTGGGAGGTTTTTCCGCGTGGCGACGGGCCCCTGCCCGGTTGTCGCGCGACGCACGAAGGCGGGCGTTCCGAAAGCAGCGAGGAATTCACCGCCGGAGAACGCCGCTTTCTCTCGCGCGGCTTCGAGGTGCGCGACGCGCAAGGCACTGCGCAGTATTCGCTGCATGTGTTGCGCGACATCACCGCGCAACGGCAGGCCGAAGACCATGTGGCACGCATCCAGCGCCTCTACCGCACCATCAGCCGCTGCAACCAGGTGCTGGTGCGCGCCGAGGACGAGCTGGCGCTTTCCGGCGAGATGTGCCGCGTGCTGGTCGAGCACGGCGAATTCAAGTCTGCCTGCGCAATGCTCGGCCCGCGCGCCGGACACGTGGTGCCGGCCGGCTGGGCGGGACTGAACGTGGAAGAAGCGCGCCTCGTCGCCGAAGTGGGCGCACAGCGCGCGGAGTCGATCGAACGGGACATCCTCGGTCAGGGTCGTCCCGACCTCCGGCGGCTGGAGGACGAGAACGATCCGCTCCTCATCGAAACCATGACGCGACTGGGGGTCGCGGCTTCCGCCGCGCTGCCGTTCGCCGCGAACGGCGATCGGCTGGGCGTGCTCTGGGTCGGCAGCGAACGGGCCGATTGCTTTGCCGAGGACGTCATAGACCTGCTGACGGAGCTGGTCGGCGATCTCGCCTACGGCATCACCAATCTGCGCGGTCGCGCCGAGCGCCTGGGGATCCTGGAAAAGCTCGACCACAGCCTCGACCATGCGGTCGCCGCGATCGCCGCCACGGTGGAAATGCGCGACCCTTACACCGCCGGCCATCAGCGCCGCGTGGCCCAGCTGGCGGCAGCCATTGCCACCGAGATGGGATTGCCCGGGGAGCAGGTGGATGGGCTGCGCATGGCCGGCATCGTGCACGATATCGGCAAGGTGCGCGTGCCGGCCGAGATACTGGCCAGTCCGGCCAAGCTGTCGGACGCCGAATTCGCGATCATCCGCACCCATCCGCTGTCGGGCTGGGAAATCCTCAAGGTCATCGACTTTCCCTGGCCGGTGGCGGAGATCGTCCATCAGCACCACGAGCGGCTGGACGGCTCGGGCTACCCGCGCGGCCTGAAGGGCGAGGAGATCCTCCTCGAAGCACGCATCCTCGCGGTGGCCGACGTCGTCGAAGCGATGGCCACGCACCGCCCTTACCGTCCGGGCTTCGGCGTGTTCCCGGCCTTGCAGGAGGTGACCCGGAACAAGGGCCGCTTCTTTGATCCGGCCGTGGTCGAAGCCTGTTTGCGCCTCTTCATGGAGCGCGGCTATGAGCTATAG